One region of Drosophila subobscura isolate 14011-0131.10 chromosome J, UCBerk_Dsub_1.0, whole genome shotgun sequence genomic DNA includes:
- the LOC117895415 gene encoding uncharacterized protein LOC117895415: MKGPGPAHVHVPKKQVNELSEWSSGCSRVSTAERMRWRWLWLWLLGLATLTASCTGLSSNLPLDGYLAGLKELLQKILWTANVKRCFAVITDDLHYPIYDRSFFESVGRQLVPFYVVRVTDSEDLRRLPGDVELVLRAIKARDCELHVITILNGWQVQGLLKFVYENRALNMQRKFLLLHDARLFSPDMLHLWSVYVGSVFLKRQLDNSFQISTVAFPGILSGVLVLKNLATWQRGKTIHERLLFLDNTSDLKGASLPVAVVEHVPMVQWSNTTNSYQGVEVDIMNALGQALNFQPNYYEPNESEDTDWEQNDAEDVQNKTHIDSKLIAEVAMHGARFAIGDLHLFQVYLRLVELSLPHNFECLTFLTPESSTNNSWQTFILPFSAGMWAGVLLSLFVVGSVFYAISFLNAILTGSGHDAGFCRCCRRHPSRGEPPDPSHYRRLSFRVALSRYRPPLGAGKHRDLFDDYATCILLTYSMLLYVALPRMPRNWPLRVLTGWYWIYCILLVATYRASFTAILANPAARVTIDTLEDLLRSGIPLTAGAAENRQFFLDAVDEVAQKVGAKMDVLGHNEELTARIAKGQCAYYDNEFYLRYMRVADEAGGVGSALHIMRDCIVHMPVVLAMEKNSALKQRVDSTLQHMTEGGLIAKWLKDAVKRLPAEAPAQQEALMNLTKFWSSFVALGIGYVASILALLVEHWHFRHIVMRHPMYDVLNPSLYYNFKRLYPD; this comes from the exons ATGAAAGGTCCCGGTCCCGCACATGTTCATGTACCGAAAAAGCAGGTTAACGAACTGTCAGAATGGAGCTCCGGTTGCAGTCGTGTGTCTACTGCTGAAAGGatgcgctggcgctggctctggctttggctcctgGGACTGGCGACACTGACTGCGAGCTGCACAGGATTATCGAGCAACCTGCCACTGGATGGCTATCTGGCTGGtctcaaggagctgctgcaaaagATTCTGTGGACGGCAAACGTCAAGCGTTGCTTCGCTGTCATCACCGATGACCTGCACTATCCCATCTACGATCGGAGCTTCTTCGAGTCGGTGGGTCGCCAGCTGGTGCCGTTCTATGTGGTGCGCGTGACTGACAGCGAGGATCTCCGCCGACTGCCCGGCGATGTGGAGCTCGTGCTGCGTGCCATCAAGGCCAGGGACTGCGAACTGCACGTGATCACCATCCTCAATGGCTGGCAGGTGCAGGGTCTGCTCAAGTTCGTCTATGAGAACAGAGCGCTGAATATGCAGCgaaagtttctgctgctgcacgacGCGCGGCTGTTCTCGCCGGACATGCTGCACCTGTGGAGCGTCTATGTGGGCAGCGTGTTCCTCAAGCGGCAGTTGGATAACAG TTTTCAAATTTCCACTGTGGCCTTTCCGGGCATTTTGAGCGGCGTTTTGGTGCTTAAAAATCTCGCCACTTGGCAGCGCGGCAAAACCATCCATGAAAGGTTACTGTTCCTGGACAATACAAGCGATCTAAAGG GCGCCTCACTGCCCGTGGCTGTGGTCGAGCATGTGCCCATGGTGCAGTGGTCcaacacaacaaacagctACCAGGGCGTCGAAGTGGACATTATGAATGCTTTGGGCCAGGCACTCAACTTTCAGCCGAACTACTATGAGCCAAATGAGAGCGAGGACACGGATTGGGAGCAGAATGACGCTGAAGATGTGCAAAACAAGACCCACATAGACTCCAAGCTCATAGCGGAAGTG GCCATGCACGGCGCTCGTTTTGCCATTGGCGATCTGCACCTGTTTCAGGTTTATCTGCGTCTGGTGGAGCTCAGTTTGCCGCATAATTTCGAGTGCCTGACCTTCCTCACGCCCGAGTCTTCGACAAACAACTCCTGGCAGACGTTCATCCTGCCCTTTAGCGCTGGCATGTGGGCTGGTGTGCTGCTCTCCCTGTTCGTCGTGGGCAGCGTCTTCTATGCCATTAGCTTCCTGAATGCCATTCTCACTGGCAGCGGCCATGATGCtggcttctgccgctgctgtcgcagGCATCCAAGCCGTGGCGAGCCTCCAGACCCGAGCCACTATCGCCGGCTGAGCTTCCGCGTGGCCCTGAGCCGCTATCGTCCGCCGCTGGGCGCTGGCAAGCATCGCGATCTCTTTGATGATTATGCCACGTGCATTCTGCTCACCTACAGCATGCTGTTGTACGTGGCGCTGCCACGCATGCCACGCAACTGGCCGCTGCGTGTGCTCACCGGTTGGTACTGGATTTATTGCATACTGCTGGTGGCCACATACCGCGCTAGCTTTACGGCCATATTGGCCAATCCGGCAGCGAG GGTCACCATCGACACGCTGGAGGATCTGCTGCGTTCGGGCATACCGCTCACAGCTGGCGCAGCCGAGAACAGGCAATTCTTTCTGGATGCCGTCGATGAGGTGGCACAGAAAGTGGGCGCCAAAATGGATGTACTCGGACACAATGAAGAGCTG ACCGCGCGCATTGCCAAGGGACAGTGCGCCTACTACGATAATGAGTTCTATCTGCGTTACATGCGCGTGGCGGATGAGGCTGGTGGCGTGGGCTCCGCGCTGCACATCATGCGGGATTGCATTGTGCACATGCCCGTCGTGCTGGCCATGGAGAAGAACTCGGCGCTGAAGCAGCGCGTGGATAGCACCTTGCAGCACATGACAGAGGGTG GTTTGATAGCCAAATGGCTAAAGGATGCTGTGAAACGACTGCCTGCGGAGGCGCCTGCCCAACAGGAAGCGCTCATGAATCTCACCAAATTCTGGAGCTCCTTTGTGGCCCTAGGCATTGGCTATGTGGCCTCGATTCTGGCTCTTTTGGTGGAGCATTGGCACTTCAGGCACATCGTTATGAGGCATCCCATGTATGATGTGCTCAATCCCAGCTTGTACTATAACTTCAAGCGCCTCTATCCGGATTag